Proteins co-encoded in one Syntrophorhabdaceae bacterium genomic window:
- a CDS encoding glycosyltransferase family 2 protein, whose product MKHIQLSIIIVNWNSIELLKPCILSLWENNPDFDFEVIVVDNASEDNSIEILKKEFSQVELIENNTNIGFTRANNMAINKSMGRYILLLNPDTLMIEKDILKNWVDFMEHHPDVGASGCKLINEDGSHQVGDAGFRPSLTTVFNFSFFLSKIMPLKCKGLFINFEKYIGPVEVDWVSGADFLIRRSILDTVGLMNEDIFMYADDIEWGCRIRTNGFKVMYLPHFKIVHLQGGSAKKRSDINRFSSLWLKNIRLLFSYYNKNKHVWLYDMIISMGFLIRAFLYYCFYIKSKNEDVRIKAIKMFSYFKFSLSHMMG is encoded by the coding sequence ATGAAACATATTCAACTTTCAATTATAATAGTAAACTGGAACTCCATTGAATTATTGAAGCCATGTATTCTTTCTCTGTGGGAAAACAACCCTGATTTTGATTTTGAAGTAATAGTGGTAGATAATGCTTCAGAAGACAATTCCATAGAGATATTGAAAAAAGAATTTTCTCAGGTAGAGCTTATAGAAAATAATACCAATATAGGATTTACAAGAGCGAATAACATGGCAATTAATAAGTCTATGGGTAGATATATCCTCCTATTAAATCCCGATACATTGATGATTGAAAAAGATATATTAAAAAACTGGGTTGATTTTATGGAACATCATCCTGATGTAGGGGCAAGTGGCTGTAAATTAATAAACGAAGATGGTAGCCATCAGGTAGGTGACGCAGGTTTTAGACCATCGCTGACTACTGTGTTTAACTTTTCATTTTTTTTATCAAAGATAATGCCATTGAAATGCAAGGGGCTTTTTATAAATTTTGAAAAATATATTGGTCCTGTGGAAGTTGACTGGGTATCCGGTGCAGATTTTTTAATAAGGAGGTCAATACTTGATACAGTAGGCCTTATGAACGAAGATATATTCATGTATGCCGATGATATTGAATGGGGCTGTCGTATCAGAACCAATGGATTTAAAGTTATGTATCTACCTCATTTTAAGATAGTCCACCTGCAAGGAGGCAGCGCTAAAAAACGTAGCGATATTAATCGATTTTCATCATTGTGGCTAAAAAATATAAGGCTCCTTTTCTCATATTATAATAAAAATAAGCATGTTTGGTTATATGACATGATTATCTCTATGGGTTTTTTAATTAGGGCTTTTTTGTATTATTGCTTTTACATTAAATCAAAGAATGAAGATGTCAGGATAAAGGCAATAAAGATGTTTAGTTATTTTAAATTTTCTCTGTCCCATATGATGGGTTAA
- a CDS encoding glycosyltransferase family 4 protein yields MRILLTHNFYKFFAGEDSIALREKDLLESRGEHIYFYTKDNKETDNYTLKEKIIFFKQTVYSQKTRDEVKDIVRDFKPHIAYTHNIFPLISPSIFHTLYKESIPCVQNVQDYRWLCPNGVFYINDRICERCKNGAFWNAIRYRCFRNSFLLSGLYATTISINRLAGIFKKIDAFLCTTEFNKQKLMEAGIEEKRIFIKPNYLDITHVEPLYGSGDYIIFLGRLSPEKGLWTLVNAFEKLKDYKLRIVGTGPLEEPLKEYIKEKGIKNISIEGFKQGKEKDSLLKNALFMVFPSEWYEHFPIVLLEAFAFGKPVIASNIGNMPLIVEDGKSGLHFKAGDAFDLADKIRTLSQNPTDIINMGIYARKKLELEYTPEVNYKILRSIFDKITSGKTA; encoded by the coding sequence ATGAGGATACTCCTAACCCATAATTTCTACAAATTTTTTGCCGGTGAGGACTCCATTGCCCTGAGGGAAAAAGACCTCCTTGAATCCAGAGGAGAGCATATATATTTCTATACAAAAGACAACAAAGAGACGGATAACTATACCTTAAAGGAAAAAATCATCTTTTTTAAACAAACCGTCTATTCTCAAAAGACAAGGGATGAGGTCAAAGACATTGTGAGGGATTTTAAACCTCATATAGCTTATACCCATAATATATTTCCTCTCATATCACCGTCTATCTTTCATACCCTCTATAAAGAATCAATACCCTGTGTGCAGAATGTCCAGGATTACAGATGGCTTTGTCCAAACGGTGTATTCTATATAAATGACAGGATATGTGAAAGATGCAAAAATGGTGCATTCTGGAATGCAATAAGATACAGGTGCTTTAGAAACAGTTTTCTTCTAAGTGGTCTCTATGCCACCACAATCTCTATCAACAGGCTTGCAGGGATATTTAAAAAGATAGACGCCTTTTTGTGCACTACAGAATTCAACAAACAGAAACTTATGGAGGCAGGGATTGAGGAAAAAAGGATATTCATAAAACCCAACTACCTTGATATAACCCATGTAGAGCCGTTATATGGCAGTGGAGATTATATTATTTTTCTCGGACGTCTTTCTCCTGAGAAGGGTCTATGGACGCTTGTAAATGCCTTTGAGAAACTCAAGGATTACAAACTCCGTATTGTAGGCACAGGACCATTGGAAGAACCTTTAAAGGAATACATAAAGGAAAAAGGGATAAAAAATATATCCATTGAGGGTTTTAAACAAGGAAAGGAAAAGGATAGTCTTCTGAAAAATGCCCTTTTTATGGTCTTTCCATCAGAATGGTATGAACACTTTCCTATAGTCCTCCTTGAGGCATTTGCCTTTGGAAAACCAGTAATTGCATCTAATATAGGAAACATGCCGTTAATCGTAGAGGATGGAAAGAGCGGACTTCATTTTAAAGCTGGAGATGCCTTTGATCTTGCCGATAAGATAAGGACACTTTCGCAAAATCCTACAGATATAATAAATATGGGTATATATGCCAGAAAAAAATTGGAGCTGGAATATACACCTGAAGTAAATTATAAGATTTTAAGATCCATCTTTGATAAGATTACCTCAGGAAAGACCGCTTAA
- a CDS encoding glycosyltransferase family A protein, protein MADTDNIKITVIIPTYNRASVLKRCLEALSHQSIPYDSYEIIVSDDGSTDDTKKITEDALKSLGSMIRYLWQPNKGANAARNNAIYASQGNILLFINDDTIAIPTMLEEHLKTHAQYPDENIAVLGRMTISPEVPYSIFAKLHLDANFGLWEGKKELDWLAFYTCNVSVKKSFLLKYGLFEEGIRYHEDLELSERLSHYGLKIIYNPDALGFHYHFLREEEYLNVAKKDGIALAKWYKKSPHLKKELSRIDFQETVPIVKKIKYFIGDMLINNATRPIILKVARFFVGSCEGLSLLLYRKLYQSIKRQSVREELKKQDA, encoded by the coding sequence ATGGCAGATACTGATAATATTAAGATTACTGTAATAATACCCACATACAATAGGGCATCGGTTTTGAAAAGATGCCTTGAGGCCTTATCCCATCAAAGTATCCCATATGATTCATACGAGATAATAGTATCAGACGATGGGTCTACAGATGATACAAAAAAGATTACAGAAGATGCCTTAAAAAGTTTAGGTTCCATGATTCGATATCTCTGGCAACCCAACAAAGGGGCAAATGCAGCAAGGAATAATGCCATATATGCTTCACAGGGAAATATCTTGCTTTTCATAAACGATGACACTATTGCTATACCTACCATGCTTGAAGAGCACTTAAAAACACATGCCCAATATCCAGATGAAAATATTGCCGTCCTCGGAAGGATGACCATATCACCTGAAGTGCCATATTCTATCTTTGCTAAATTACATCTTGATGCGAACTTTGGGCTCTGGGAGGGCAAAAAAGAACTTGACTGGCTTGCCTTCTACACATGCAATGTTTCTGTAAAAAAGTCGTTTTTACTCAAATACGGTCTCTTTGAAGAGGGCATTAGATACCATGAAGACCTTGAGCTATCAGAGCGTCTTTCCCATTATGGGTTAAAGATCATATATAATCCCGATGCCCTGGGCTTTCATTATCATTTTTTAAGAGAGGAAGAATATCTCAATGTGGCAAAAAAGGACGGTATTGCCCTTGCAAAGTGGTATAAAAAATCCCCCCATCTAAAAAAAGAACTTTCCAGGATCGATTTCCAAGAGACGGTCCCCATAGTTAAAAAGATAAAATATTTTATAGGCGATATGCTTATTAATAATGCCACAAGACCTATTATCCTGAAGGTAGCAAGATTTTTTGTAGGTTCATGTGAGGGACTTTCTCTACTTCTTTATAGAAAATTATACCAATCTATAAAAAGACAGAGTGTCCGGGAAGAATTGAAAAAACAAGATGCTTAG
- a CDS encoding acyltransferase family protein yields MVKEARIHWIDNLKAIGLIFIILGHSLAYPKYLLNYTYSFHVPLFFFIGGINFGENNIKAGFKVFLAKMAKRLLIPYIFFNLISYFFWFFRTKIIVENSDTAFYKPLIGIIYGIGIEDWLIHNTPLWFLPCLFICQIFLFILLKTFRKSSVILIMLIISGLAGYLYSRFFNYRLPWGIDIAFTGTVFLGLGYLLKERLEKMFNRKSLVFSIIFLSLNIIFVILNGRIDMNYNRYNNIFLFYGAAFSGIFFWAIFSMKIGSPNILKYIGENSLLFFSMHIPILFIVVQSLMTLGIPYTVQEKNLLFSFIHTAMTLLFLSPAVFFTNRYLNFIYGGGRSSNK; encoded by the coding sequence ATGGTTAAAGAGGCCAGGATCCATTGGATTGATAATCTAAAGGCCATAGGATTAATATTTATCATCCTTGGCCATTCCCTGGCATATCCTAAATATTTATTGAACTATACCTATTCATTCCATGTCCCTTTGTTCTTTTTTATAGGAGGCATAAACTTCGGTGAAAATAACATAAAAGCAGGCTTTAAGGTATTTTTAGCAAAGATGGCGAAGAGGCTTCTTATACCTTATATTTTTTTTAATTTAATATCTTATTTTTTTTGGTTTTTCAGGACAAAGATAATAGTTGAAAATAGTGATACTGCCTTTTATAAACCCCTGATAGGTATCATCTACGGTATTGGCATCGAGGATTGGCTGATACACAACACACCTTTATGGTTTTTGCCTTGTCTTTTTATCTGTCAGATTTTTTTATTTATACTTTTAAAGACATTTAGAAAAAGTTCTGTTATTTTAATCATGTTAATCATATCAGGTTTAGCAGGTTATCTGTATTCAAGATTTTTCAATTATCGATTACCCTGGGGCATAGACATAGCATTTACAGGGACTGTTTTTCTCGGTTTAGGGTATCTATTAAAAGAAAGATTGGAGAAAATGTTTAATAGAAAATCTCTTGTTTTTTCCATTATTTTTTTGTCTTTGAACATTATATTTGTTATCCTTAATGGAAGGATTGATATGAACTATAATAGATATAACAATATTTTTCTATTTTATGGCGCTGCTTTTTCTGGCATCTTTTTCTGGGCTATTTTTTCCATGAAAATTGGTAGTCCTAATATACTAAAATATATAGGAGAAAATTCTTTATTATTTTTTTCAATGCATATACCCATACTTTTTATAGTTGTTCAGTCATTGATGACATTAGGAATCCCATATACGGTCCAGGAAAAAAATCTCTTGTTTTCTTTTATCCATACTGCAATGACACTTTTGTTTTTAAGCCCTGCAGTGTTTTTTACAAATAGATATCTTAATTTTATTTACGGAGGGGGAAGGTCGTCCAATAAATGA